Within the Methanothermobacter sp. genome, the region CTTGTCCAGTCGGAGCCCTCGTAAAGAAATCAGAGAAACCATCAAGAGAAGTTAAAACGGTATGCCCATACTGTGGTGTGGGTTGTGGAATCTACCTTGGAATCAGAGGTAATAGAATAGTCAGTGCAAGAGGGGATCCTAAAAATCCAGTTAACAATGGCAGACTTTGTGTCAAGGGTAGATTCGCCCTAAATTTCGTTAACAGCATTGAACGATTAAGAAAGCCCCTCATAAAAGAAAACGGCGAGTTCAAAGAAGTTGAATGGGACGAGGCTATTTCATTCATAGCAAATAAACTTTCAAAATACAATGGAGATGAATTCGCAGCCATAGCCTCTGCAAAGTGTACTAATGAAGAAAATTATCTGTTACAAAAATTTACAAGAACTGTGATGAAATCCAATAATATTGACCATTGTGCAAGACTCTGTCACGCCCCCTCTGTGGTAGCTTTAAGGGAAACTCTTGGCAACGGCGCCATGACTAATTCAATCAACGAACTTAAAAACTCCGCTTGCATTTTGGCAATTGGAACCAACACAACTGAAACCCATCCTGTAATCGCATATAAGGTTATAGAAGCTGTTAAAAATGGTTCAAAGCTTATAGTGATTAATCCAACAAGGATAGAGCTTGTAAGACATGCTGATATTTATTTAAGGAACAAACCAGGTACTGATGTTCCTCTAATTTTGGGAATGTGCAAGGCCATATTAGAAGAGGATCTCATAGACCATAAATTCATAAAAGAAAGAACTGAAGATTTTGAATCATTCAAAAAATATCTTCATGGTCTTGAATGGGGTGAAATAGAGTCATTAACTGGCATATCCTCTGATGCTATTAGGGAGGCTGCTATACTCTATGCATCTTCTCCCACTGCTTCTATAATCTATGCCATGGGAATAACCCAGCATGTTAATGGGACAGATAATGTTTTTGCACTTAGCAACTTAGCGTTGCTAACCGGTAATGTTGGAAGGGTCAATACTGGTATCAACCCATTAAGGGGACAGAATAACGTCCAAGGAGCCTCTGATATGGGTGCACTACCAGATATGTACCCAGGTTATCAATCGATCAATGATTTTAGGGAAAAATTTGAAAAAAAATGGAATTCCAAACTTCCCCCCGAAAAAGGGATAATATTGCCTGAAATTTTTGAAAATGCATGCAAAGGTAAAATAAAAGCATTGTATATCATGGGTGAAAATCCCATTTTAAGCGAACCAGATATAAAGAGCGTGGAAGAAGCCCTTAAAAATATTGAATTTTTAATCGTACAAGACATATTCCCAAGTGAAACTTCAAAATTCGCGGATGTTATTTTACCAGCTTGTTCATTCGCAGAAAAAGATGGTACATTCACAAACACTGAAAGAAGGGTGCAATTAATAAGATCTGCTATTAAACCACCAGGAGACGCTAAACCCGACTGGTGGATCATATGCAATATTGCCAAAAAAATGGGAGCCACTGGTTTCGAATTCGAAAATCCTAAAGAAATATTTAATGAGATAAGAAAACTCGTACCGTCATATAAAGGCATATCATATAAAAGACTAGAAAGTGGGGGAATCCAATGGCCTTGTAGAAGTGAAAAAGATCCAGGAACTGCTTTTCTTTATAAGGATGGTTTCACGCGGGAAAATGGTAGAGCAAAATTCATTTTACCCTCATTCAAATTATTTGAGACTCCTGACAAAGATTATCCCTTCATACTCATCACAGGTAGAATTTTATATCAGTATCATACAAGAACCATGACAAGTAAAGTAAGAGGCCTTGAAAAACTTAGGGACTGGAAGTTTCTTGAGATGAACCCTATTGATGGAGAAAAAATAGGAGTTCGTGAAGGTGATTTTGTCTTGGTTAAATCGAGGCGAGGGGCTGTTAAAGCAAGGGTAAAGTTCAATGAAGCTTTAATGGAAGGTGTTACCTTTATGAGTTTCCATTTTGCTCCTGTGAATCGTCTTACAAGTTCCTTAAGGGATCCTCTTTCCGGAATGCCTGCTTTGAAGGTTTCTTGTGTTGATTTAATCCCACAATAGTATGTGTACATACCACACACCAGTATATATAATTTTCTATTTTTTCTTGGTAGAAATATTTTAAATAAAATAAGCATAAAAGTGTGATTAGCACACATGGTGACCCGATGCCAAAGCATATAATTTCAGGACTCCGGTACCTTGCAGCAGTAAACTTGACAAAACAAGGACACACACAAAAAGAGGTAGCCAATAGACTAGGCATCAACAGATCCACAGTTTCACACTACCTGAATGGCAGAAACCTCTCAATAAGATCGATAGAAGTCGCAAAAGTGATAACGGAATTATGTCCAAGAGACTTCCTACTTCTAACCTACGCCCTCTTACAGGACACGAATAAAACAAGAACAATAATCAAAGCTTGCCAAAAAAGAAAATTCAAAGCTTCAGTGAAAAATTCGTGCATCGGATGCGGCATTTGCATAGACAGCTGCCTTATGAAAGCCATAAAACTCGATGAACTAAAAGCAGAAATCGACTCTAAATGGTGTTGTGGTTGCCTCATATGTGTTGAAATGTGTCCGACAAATTCTATAGAAATTGAGGAGGTAGAAGATTGATGGAGACTACAGAAGTAATAGAGGAAGGGGGGAATATTACAGTTGAAAGAGCCGGCGAAGAAACGCGAAAATTATATTTCAACAACGGTCTCTGCGCAGTCTGCGGCTTATGTGAAGAAATCTGCCCAGTAGAAGCCATTGAAGTCAACCCCACAGGTGCCATGATCAGAACAGAACAAGAGACCAGCAAAATAACCATAGACGAAGGAAAGTGCGTCCTATGTGGCATGTGCAGTTCGATATGCCCATTCCAAGCACTAGACCTCCAAATAAACGGCACATCCATAAAAGAAATCCCAGGATATCCACAACTATTAAAATCCGCCGAAATCGACGAAGAAGAATGCATAAACTGCAAAGCCTGTGAAACAGCATGCCCACAAGATGCAATAACCATAACAAGAGACCTCCCAGAAAGAAAAGACCTCGTCACAGGAGAAATCGAAATAGACAAAGACACTTGCATATACTGCGGAATCTGTGAAGAAATGTGCCCAGCAGACGCCATAGAAATAGACCACGAAGAACCAACATCAATAAACCCAGTCATAGCAAGCGACATCAACGTAGATGAAGACAAATGCGTACACTGCGGAATCTGCAAGAGAGTATGCCCAGTCGACGCAATAATGCAAGTATGCAGAATCTGCCCATACGGAGAATACGAAATAGAAGAACCAGAAATAACAGGAACATCCTACATAGACCCTGAATTATGTGTCAATTGTGGATGGTGCCAAGAAATCTGCCCAGTTGACGCTGCTAAAGTCACAAAACCATTCGAAGGCGAACTAATACTCGACGAAGAAAAATGTCAAGGATGCGAAACATGCGTCATGGTATGCCCATGTAATGTCCTCTCATTCCCCAAACCCGAAAAACCCGGAGAAAAACCCGAAAAACTCCACAAAGACGAAAAATTCTGCATCTATTGTGGAGCATGCGAAAAATCTTGTCCTGTAGATGCAATAACAGTTAAAAGGACAAACATCAACTACACACCAACCAGATCAAAAGCATGGCAAAATGCATTCGAATCCTTAACAAAATAATGGGGGTTTAACCAATGGCAATCGAATTGAAAGCATACCCAGACCTCTGTCACGGGTGTGGAAACTGCGTCGTAGCATGTCCAGTCAATGCCCTAAGAAGTCCTGAAATCGCGGGAGGTAAAGGACCCACAGAAGACGTAGAAGTTATAATGATAGTAGAAGATGGAGTCATCAACATAAAAAATCCAGATCTTTGCGGAAAATGTGGAACATGTGTTGAAAGTTGTCCCGTAGATGCAATAAGACTGGAGGAATCAGAATGAGAGCAATACTAAATACTGGAAGGACCATATGGCAAGGACAAGCCATAGAAGCCGGAAAAGACCTTAAATTATACGTGGATGCCGCTGCAATAGTCTACATGAACCCCGAAATGATGAGAGAATTAGGAGTAAAAGAAGGCGACAACGTAAAAGTCATCTCAGAATACGGAGATGTTGTCGTTAAAGTTGCCGAAACAAAAGAAGCACTACCAGAAGACATGATATACATTCCAATGGGACCATGGGCCAACCGTGTTGTAAGACCCACCACAGACTCCACAGCAACACCAAGCTTCAAAAACGTTCCCGTAGAAGTCATACCAACAGATGAAGAAGTACTTGACATGCCAACATTAATGAAAAAAGCTTATGGCAAACTCGGTCAAATTTAAGGGAGGATAAAAATGGAGCTTATAATAAAAAACGGATTTGTTTACTGCCCCCAAAACGACATTGACGGGGAAAAAATGGACATATGCGTCAAAAACGGTAAAATCGTTGAAAGCGTCAGCGACAACGCAAAAGTTATCGACGCTTCAGGCAAAATAGTAATGCCAGGGGGCGTGGACCCACACGCACACATAGCAGGCCCAAAAGTCAACATAGGAAGAACCTATAGGCCAGAAGACAGCAAAAAAGCCGCTGCAAAATTTAAAGGTGGAAGAGCCGGGAGCGGATTTTCAGTCCCATCAACCTTCATGGCAGGATACAATTATGCAAAGATGGGCTACACCACTGCAATGGAAGCTGCTATGCCACCATTACTAGCAAGACACACACATGAAGAATTCCATGACACACCCCTAATAGACCATGCAGCCTACCCACTATTCGGTAACAACTGGTTCGTAATGGAATACCTTAAAGAAGGAGATATCGACAGATGCGCAGCATACGCATCATGGCTCCTAAAGGCCACAAAAGGTTACACCATCAAACTCGTGAACCCTGCAGGTACAGAAGCATGGGGATGGGGTGGAAACGTCCACGGCATACACGAACCCGCACCATACTTCGACATCACCCCCGCAGAGATCATAAAAGGACTCGCAGAAGTCAACGAAAAATTAAGAATGCCACATTCAATACACTTACACTGTAACGACCTCGGACACCCAGGCAACTACGAGACAACACTAGCATCATTTGACGTCCCTAAGGGCATAAAACCCAACCCAGCAGTAGGAAGCAGAGACACAATACTATATGCCACACACGTACAATTCCACAGCTACGCCGGGACAACATGGAGAGACTTCGAATCAGGAGCCCCCGAAATAGCAGATTATGTAAACAAACATGACCACCTAATCATAGATGTCGGACAAGTAACACTAGATGAAACAACCACCATGACAGCAGACGGTCCAATGGAATACGACCTACACTCACTAAACGGCCTCAAATGGGCAAACTGTGACGTCGAACTCGAAACCGGTGCGGGTGTAGTCCCATTCTTATATGTGCCAAGAGCACCAGTCCCATCAGTCCAATGGGGAATAGGCCTAGAATTATTCCTCTTAATCAAAGATGCTAACAAAGTTTGTCTCACAACAGACCATCCAAACGCAGGCCCATTCACCAGATACCCAAGGATCAAAGCTTGGCTAATGAGTAACAAATACAGGATGGAATACATAGAAGAGAAATTGCACAGTTGGGCCCAGAGAAGGAGTAGTATAGCTACCATTGATAGAGAATACACATTCTATGAAATAGCCCAAGTCTCAAGATCCACACCAGCAAAAGCCCTCGGATTAAGTGATGTTAAAGGACACCTTGGAGTCGGTGCAGATGCTGACATAGCCATATATGATATAAACCCAGAGACAACAGACCCATCCAACGATTACATGGAAATTGAAAAAGCATTCGAAAATGCAAGCTATGTCCTAAAAGATGGGGAAATAATAGTAAAAGATGGTAACGTTGTTAAGACAAGAGAACATGGAAGAACATACTGGGTTGACACCCAAGTAGAAGAAGACATATACCAAGAAGTCCTAGCCGATGTTGAAAGAAAATTCAAACAATACTATTCTGTAAACTTAGAGAATTATCCTGTACAAGATGCATATCTGCCAAAGTCTGCTCCAGTTAAAGGGGTGATGTTATGAGCGAGATAATATTAACTCCTCTAGACCAGCCAGAAGTGCCACTAGAAGCCTCCAACATAAAACCTGACGTATTCGCCGGTAAGACTATCGAAGAGATCAAAAACATCGAAATACTCCATGGGAACACCCCTGTCAAATTATCAGACTTCTTCGAAGTAACTGGCGAATCATCCAAGAA harbors:
- a CDS encoding 4Fe-4S binding protein — encoded protein: MAIELKAYPDLCHGCGNCVVACPVNALRSPEIAGGKGPTEDVEVIMIVEDGVINIKNPDLCGKCGTCVESCPVDAIRLEESE
- a CDS encoding formylmethanofuran dehydrogenase subunit A, whose protein sequence is MELIIKNGFVYCPQNDIDGEKMDICVKNGKIVESVSDNAKVIDASGKIVMPGGVDPHAHIAGPKVNIGRTYRPEDSKKAAAKFKGGRAGSGFSVPSTFMAGYNYAKMGYTTAMEAAMPPLLARHTHEEFHDTPLIDHAAYPLFGNNWFVMEYLKEGDIDRCAAYASWLLKATKGYTIKLVNPAGTEAWGWGGNVHGIHEPAPYFDITPAEIIKGLAEVNEKLRMPHSIHLHCNDLGHPGNYETTLASFDVPKGIKPNPAVGSRDTILYATHVQFHSYAGTTWRDFESGAPEIADYVNKHDHLIIDVGQVTLDETTTMTADGPMEYDLHSLNGLKWANCDVELETGAGVVPFLYVPRAPVPSVQWGIGLELFLLIKDANKVCLTTDHPNAGPFTRYPRIKAWLMSNKYRMEYIEEKLHSWAQRRSSIATIDREYTFYEIAQVSRSTPAKALGLSDVKGHLGVGADADIAIYDINPETTDPSNDYMEIEKAFENASYVLKDGEIIVKDGNVVKTREHGRTYWVDTQVEEDIYQEVLADVERKFKQYYSVNLENYPVQDAYLPKSAPVKGVML
- the fdhF gene encoding formate dehydrogenase subunit alpha: MKKKIEIILDGQNIRVDEGKSILDAALENNIYIPHLCFRPGLDAFGACRLCLVETSDGRLVTACETPVEDGMMVISDSDRLNRIRKVIVSLLINEHAGNCLKCPKSGECKLENVSSYLGINNENLANLREFKIDDSIDDSNPFFLKDNGKCILCGLCVQSCDIIGVNAIDFAFRSAKTKISTFMDKPLLDSICVSCGECVETCPVGALVKKSEKPSREVKTVCPYCGVGCGIYLGIRGNRIVSARGDPKNPVNNGRLCVKGRFALNFVNSIERLRKPLIKENGEFKEVEWDEAISFIANKLSKYNGDEFAAIASAKCTNEENYLLQKFTRTVMKSNNIDHCARLCHAPSVVALRETLGNGAMTNSINELKNSACILAIGTNTTETHPVIAYKVIEAVKNGSKLIVINPTRIELVRHADIYLRNKPGTDVPLILGMCKAILEEDLIDHKFIKERTEDFESFKKYLHGLEWGEIESLTGISSDAIREAAILYASSPTASIIYAMGITQHVNGTDNVFALSNLALLTGNVGRVNTGINPLRGQNNVQGASDMGALPDMYPGYQSINDFREKFEKKWNSKLPPEKGIILPEIFENACKGKIKALYIMGENPILSEPDIKSVEEALKNIEFLIVQDIFPSETSKFADVILPACSFAEKDGTFTNTERRVQLIRSAIKPPGDAKPDWWIICNIAKKMGATGFEFENPKEIFNEIRKLVPSYKGISYKRLESGGIQWPCRSEKDPGTAFLYKDGFTRENGRAKFILPSFKLFETPDKDYPFILITGRILYQYHTRTMTSKVRGLEKLRDWKFLEMNPIDGEKIGVREGDFVLVKSRRGAVKARVKFNEALMEGVTFMSFHFAPVNRLTSSLRDPLSGMPALKVSCVDLIPQ
- a CDS encoding molybdopterin dinucleotide binding domain-containing protein, yielding MRAILNTGRTIWQGQAIEAGKDLKLYVDAAAIVYMNPEMMRELGVKEGDNVKVISEYGDVVVKVAETKEALPEDMIYIPMGPWANRVVRPTTDSTATPSFKNVPVEVIPTDEEVLDMPTLMKKAYGKLGQI
- a CDS encoding 4Fe-4S binding protein; translated protein: METTEVIEEGGNITVERAGEETRKLYFNNGLCAVCGLCEEICPVEAIEVNPTGAMIRTEQETSKITIDEGKCVLCGMCSSICPFQALDLQINGTSIKEIPGYPQLLKSAEIDEEECINCKACETACPQDAITITRDLPERKDLVTGEIEIDKDTCIYCGICEEMCPADAIEIDHEEPTSINPVIASDINVDEDKCVHCGICKRVCPVDAIMQVCRICPYGEYEIEEPEITGTSYIDPELCVNCGWCQEICPVDAAKVTKPFEGELILDEEKCQGCETCVMVCPCNVLSFPKPEKPGEKPEKLHKDEKFCIYCGACEKSCPVDAITVKRTNINYTPTRSKAWQNAFESLTK
- a CDS encoding 4Fe-4S binding protein produces the protein MPKHIISGLRYLAAVNLTKQGHTQKEVANRLGINRSTVSHYLNGRNLSIRSIEVAKVITELCPRDFLLLTYALLQDTNKTRTIIKACQKRKFKASVKNSCIGCGICIDSCLMKAIKLDELKAEIDSKWCCGCLICVEMCPTNSIEIEEVED